Proteins encoded by one window of Cyclobacteriaceae bacterium:
- the folK gene encoding 2-amino-4-hydroxy-6-hydroxymethyldihydropteridine diphosphokinase, with protein MANVFLLLGSNLGDKIGQLTEARQQISRLIGPIVTASSIYKTAAWGEENQDDFLNQVVWVDTESQPYEVLNITQHIEKQAGRIRKERWGARTLDIDILLWDDKVVANPDLKIPHPGIPDRKFTLVPLAEIAPLLVHPILQKTIEKLLEDCTDNLPVERLQHQDS; from the coding sequence ATGGCAAATGTCTTCCTTTTACTAGGCAGCAACCTGGGCGATAAAATCGGCCAGTTAACCGAGGCACGCCAGCAAATCAGTCGGCTTATTGGGCCAATTGTTACAGCTTCTTCCATTTATAAAACAGCTGCATGGGGCGAAGAAAATCAAGATGATTTTCTCAATCAGGTTGTTTGGGTAGATACAGAATCGCAGCCCTATGAAGTTTTGAATATTACTCAACACATAGAAAAACAGGCGGGGCGCATACGTAAAGAAAGATGGGGTGCCAGAACGCTTGACATTGACATCCTGCTTTGGGATGATAAAGTGGTTGCAAACCCTGATCTGAAAATTCCACACCCCGGAATTCCGGATCGAAAATTTACCCTCGTTCCATTAGCTGAAATTGCTCCACTCTTGGTTCATCCCATTCTTCAGAAAACCATTGAAAAGCTACTGGAAGATTGTACGGATAATTTACCCGTTGAAAGGCTACAACACCAAGATTCCTAA
- a CDS encoding PKD domain-containing protein translates to MVNLFSQTPATGEYAKSDYHANYIPKPSESASLGSFGNIPVNYFTGLPEISLPLITLTSRELSLPVSLNYDASGVRVDELAGQVGLKWTLNAGGYIARDMNGLPDEHPSVGYWKYALATDYWNNLSNASDWVSYSEKNERDTHPDEFVININGRSIRFVFDKYKRPVPIPRQNVKISYTLSNNKINRFEVTTEDGIKYIFGGDVTSVEERKIETLTMKARFKWTATVEWYSYSINERASVYYTGDEYFDNANENETNTIDFYNSKWFLKQIIAPSGDNIVLNYLKGSDVKYVTAPSSIRFSPVMVRLDEYTRKLKTRKCTFFGLICEDPITFTWVHPSPEGWTIHPATMITDPNYLLALRKFTEPVHGSGEPLPNFNTVNNRVPQAETNHYFKPESHAAHPGGVFMNHSVITESNIRLNSIVAANGNKITFQTSTREDLPGAVKYERVYLQNMDNVYVKSIKLNYATIETSDSQAQNDLFWISEAITIRKISSYSQSSTYFYPHYAKAYTETTVSNETLRKFVFEGLKAYNFKRLYLEGIVDETGGLNVPLYSFLYDGRNLLQRRTTPLSDGLRFAKVNANNELDFDLHSGKRTKIYRGYDPADASGVRVPTRGILKRITYPTKGYTEFQFGSVLGPQLQRILDFNEQANLISQKEIQYLNSINQTEGQFVSYANYELHAEEAMLDGTTSLGWMKNMIISSRPQNESSFRGPLTYYPKVRVYNGLKNNHNGYEDFVFTGSNSPTADEPDARDQRTPLFSNPSYSAPYTAMDIFPFPRKEMRDHLRGMLLEHIVYNNDGKQVKKVLNKYGINLHNYLSPVMYGFSAGTEPTPQNRKRYGRYKISADWIVLERTTETIFDSQNTPIGSFITVSEFIYDPQNLQQIESIKYNLADPSSKIVTKTKYVTHPDYNYTPTAMANCQQTYDNCMASCDTEPDPQVQNYCWQSCYDQFYNCELNIAANASPETGALVALVNNHQITSPVEIQNFVREQSDEKLISSVVYKYTREGSPTIFVKPKTIWGTKEIMNPSAYQTSKVESNGMFTADTRLRLLHSFDSYQQNTGNLLQQTSMDGIKTQYTWGHNNSLVTQFSVNPGSSISQTFSYNHKPLVGLNYVTDQNAIKYYYDYDRLNRLKLEKDNDGNITARYRYHYKTSKGFNTSISGTNYGIVGQSVHLSSSDDLEYGQISYEWNMGDGNIRTSTSVSHIYQIPGNYTVTLKKTNPEYGTVTITHPMTVNSPPSILIGVTGPTSIDLCNYNFEPTSFTATVRLGCPPYSFTWEYRYNGGSWITYASGSPVQAPPGFVYQEGYWEVRCTAYSGACNNQVTSQSIWLTTYRSDPNCFGGPIMHQN, encoded by the coding sequence GTGGTGAATCTATTTTCACAAACCCCTGCCACCGGGGAATATGCAAAAAGCGACTACCATGCCAACTACATACCCAAACCGTCTGAGTCAGCGTCTTTAGGTTCGTTTGGAAATATACCTGTTAATTATTTTACAGGTTTGCCAGAGATAAGCCTTCCCCTTATCACGCTTACCAGTAGAGAACTGTCATTGCCCGTTTCCTTAAACTACGATGCCTCTGGCGTTAGGGTTGACGAACTTGCGGGTCAGGTTGGTTTAAAGTGGACACTCAATGCGGGTGGATACATTGCAAGAGATATGAACGGATTGCCAGATGAGCATCCATCGGTGGGGTATTGGAAATATGCTTTAGCAACAGATTATTGGAATAATCTCTCAAACGCTTCAGACTGGGTTTCATATAGTGAAAAGAATGAACGTGATACTCATCCGGATGAATTTGTGATAAACATCAATGGCCGCTCAATACGGTTTGTATTTGATAAATACAAACGACCTGTTCCGATACCACGACAGAATGTTAAGATCTCATATACATTGAGTAACAACAAAATCAACAGGTTTGAAGTAACTACTGAAGATGGTATAAAGTATATTTTTGGTGGCGATGTTACTTCTGTGGAGGAAAGAAAAATTGAGACACTAACCATGAAGGCAAGGTTTAAATGGACAGCAACAGTTGAATGGTATTCATATTCAATTAATGAAAGGGCTAGCGTGTACTATACTGGTGACGAATATTTTGATAATGCAAATGAAAACGAAACTAATACAATTGACTTTTATAATTCAAAGTGGTTCTTAAAGCAAATTATAGCTCCATCTGGTGACAATATTGTACTTAATTACCTTAAAGGAAGTGATGTAAAATATGTAACCGCGCCTAGTTCAATTCGATTTTCCCCGGTAATGGTTAGACTCGATGAGTACACCAGAAAGTTAAAAACTCGAAAGTGTACTTTTTTTGGGTTAATATGCGAAGACCCCATCACGTTTACATGGGTGCATCCATCACCAGAAGGTTGGACAATTCATCCAGCAACCATGATTACGGACCCAAACTATTTGCTGGCTTTAAGGAAATTTACAGAACCGGTGCATGGAAGTGGTGAACCATTACCAAATTTCAACACCGTTAATAACCGAGTTCCACAGGCAGAAACAAATCACTACTTTAAGCCAGAATCTCATGCGGCTCATCCGGGAGGTGTTTTTATGAATCATTCTGTAATCACAGAAAGCAATATTCGTTTAAATTCCATTGTGGCTGCAAATGGGAACAAAATTACTTTTCAAACTTCAACGCGCGAAGATTTACCCGGTGCCGTTAAATACGAAAGAGTATATCTTCAGAATATGGATAATGTGTATGTAAAATCAATTAAACTAAACTATGCAACTATAGAAACTTCAGATTCACAAGCACAGAACGATCTCTTTTGGATTTCAGAGGCAATTACCATCAGAAAAATTAGTTCCTATAGCCAAAGCTCCACTTACTTTTATCCACATTACGCAAAGGCCTATACTGAAACTACAGTAAGTAATGAGACCCTTCGTAAGTTTGTTTTTGAGGGACTTAAAGCCTATAACTTTAAAAGACTTTATCTGGAAGGCATTGTAGATGAAACCGGTGGGCTCAACGTACCTCTTTATTCATTTTTGTATGATGGCCGTAATTTGCTACAAAGGCGTACAACACCACTTAGCGATGGATTACGGTTTGCCAAAGTAAATGCAAATAATGAGCTGGACTTTGATCTTCATTCAGGAAAAAGGACTAAGATTTATCGTGGTTATGATCCTGCTGACGCAAGTGGTGTGCGAGTACCAACGCGAGGTATTTTAAAAAGAATCACTTATCCCACTAAGGGGTATACGGAATTCCAATTTGGAAGCGTTTTAGGGCCACAACTTCAACGGATTCTTGATTTTAATGAGCAAGCAAATCTCATTAGTCAGAAGGAAATTCAATACCTGAACTCAATAAATCAAACAGAAGGCCAATTTGTATCCTATGCAAACTATGAGTTGCATGCTGAAGAAGCTATGTTAGACGGGACAACATCCTTAGGTTGGATGAAAAATATGATTATTTCCTCCCGACCGCAAAATGAATCATCTTTTAGAGGTCCTTTAACCTATTATCCAAAAGTTCGGGTTTACAATGGGTTAAAAAATAATCATAATGGTTACGAAGACTTTGTTTTTACTGGCTCCAATTCACCTACAGCTGATGAGCCAGATGCACGAGATCAACGTACCCCTTTGTTTTCTAACCCAAGCTACAGTGCCCCATACACTGCAATGGACATTTTCCCTTTTCCACGAAAGGAAATGAGAGACCACCTTAGGGGGATGCTATTGGAACATATTGTATATAATAATGATGGTAAACAGGTTAAAAAGGTTTTGAACAAATATGGGATAAACCTCCATAATTACTTGAGCCCCGTGATGTATGGATTTTCTGCTGGTACTGAGCCAACCCCGCAAAATCGAAAGCGCTATGGACGATATAAAATCTCAGCCGATTGGATTGTTCTTGAAAGAACCACTGAAACTATATTTGATTCTCAAAATACACCAATCGGTTCTTTTATAACTGTTTCTGAGTTTATTTATGATCCTCAGAATTTGCAACAGATTGAAAGTATCAAGTATAACCTGGCTGATCCTAGTTCGAAAATTGTTACCAAAACAAAGTATGTAACACACCCTGATTATAATTACACACCTACTGCTATGGCTAATTGCCAGCAGACCTATGATAATTGTATGGCGAGTTGTGACACAGAGCCTGACCCACAGGTTCAAAATTACTGTTGGCAAAGTTGTTATGACCAGTTTTACAATTGTGAACTGAACATTGCAGCTAATGCATCACCTGAAACAGGTGCATTGGTAGCTCTGGTCAATAATCATCAGATAACATCGCCAGTGGAAATTCAAAATTTTGTTCGGGAGCAAAGTGATGAAAAATTGATTTCATCGGTAGTTTATAAATATACCCGTGAAGGAAGCCCTACGATTTTTGTTAAACCAAAAACAATTTGGGGTACTAAGGAAATTATGAATCCTTCGGCTTATCAAACGTCAAAGGTTGAGAGTAATGGTATGTTTACTGCTGATACGCGTTTGAGATTACTTCATTCCTTTGATAGCTATCAACAGAATACCGGTAACCTGCTTCAGCAAACATCGATGGATGGTATTAAAACGCAATATACCTGGGGACACAATAATTCCCTTGTAACACAATTTTCGGTAAACCCCGGTTCATCGATTTCACAAACGTTCTCTTACAATCACAAACCGTTGGTAGGGTTAAACTATGTAACCGATCAAAATGCCATTAAGTATTATTACGATTACGATCGGTTAAACCGACTTAAGCTGGAAAAGGACAACGATGGAAATATTACTGCACGTTATCGGTATCACTATAAAACCAGTAAAGGTTTTAATACATCAATTTCCGGAACTAATTATGGCATTGTGGGGCAGTCTGTGCATTTATCATCATCAGATGACCTCGAGTATGGTCAAATCTCCTACGAATGGAATATGGGTGATGGTAATATTCGGACTTCCACATCTGTAAGCCACATTTATCAGATTCCCGGCAATTACACGGTAACGTTGAAGAAAACTAATCCGGAATACGGAACAGTCACCATCACGCATCCCATGACTGTAAATAGTCCACCCTCCATACTTATTGGTGTCACCGGTCCAACAAGTATTGACTTATGTAATTACAATTTTGAGCCAACATCCTTCACTGCAACCGTACGCTTAGGCTGTCCCCCTTATTCCTTTACCTGGGAGTACCGTTACAATGGAGGTTCATGGATCACATACGCTTCTGGATCCCCTGTTCAGGCTCCACCAGGCTTTGTTTATCAGGAGGGTTATTGGGAGGTTCGATGCACAGCTTACAGTGGTGCATGCAACAATCAAGTTACTTCCCAGTCAATTTGGCTCACAACATACAGAAGCGACCCTAATTGTTTTGGCGGACCAATAATGCATCAAAACTAG
- a CDS encoding DUF6443 domain-containing protein translates to MKQSFISILIWLAGVPMVWSQTQPPVNAPADLNRNFVRTEKMLVKGVTSENNVSNLPVEQKTTIYSYVDDMGRPVQSITVQGSPSKQDVIQFQHYDAFGRELQKYLPYTFNNASGYGTYRSNYVNEQANFYSNTQAVAHDQNSYSVLRYDNSPLNQIRKTWGTGWSWHESQENKPVTESLRFNTEGEVFKYTYSGTGFPMIGIGTYPANVLAISEMVDEQGLIKRIFKNFKNQVLLERTGDGTLWHDTYYIYDYAGNITFVFPPEASSRLVEYNNFWASRQQFLDTWCFQYKYDQSGRLIEKKVPGSGWVYNIYDKWDRLILTQDAKQRIGDMWSYTKYDELNRPILTGSIKGSRTFFQNTIDAINSRFFEVRQNNSIGYTNTAFPVHNAPLTITYYDDYSFKNYSGWDEVAGTNYNYVSETGFLPVAQTLTIAKGYTTGTKTYVPGDDRWLNTVTYYDKQYNAVQVIAENNIGGRDRITHDIDFAGRTVKTLHVHTSSMGGLTRLSEFTYDHAGRLKNVFQTFDSGPRILVASHVYNELGQLIEKNLHSENNGTTFLQSVDYRYNIRGWLTNINNGTLTNDNGATNDDTNDLFGMDIIYNQETVNVGGTNADKLYNGNISAIRWKTNNLKDAPQERIYRYKYDAWSRMELAYYAQKNSNVWNGNAGRFNETAGYDNNGNIQNLVRTGQIGTSTATIDQLGYTYTGNRLQNVHDQTAAYWAASANNPDFGFTEVSHTLGITEYGYDANGNMTYDLNKGIEEIKYNHLNLPTQIKFGGNRIIDYTYDALGNKLRTVVRTGNATAHSTTDYVGGIHYQDGQLAFVLTDEGRAVKRNGTYEYEYFLKDHQRNVRVVFGSLKVTDAYKATLEPERDQQEKNVDGFKNITRITGYNRTAKSYEVPNPQYAAGLNGAVGPAKMLTVQPGDKVRLMAHSRYTGSVSGTKIIPSVLAAAVTSAFQVMPTGETSTAYSALNNAVIGATANPNAGAPKAYLCYFIFNSTYTWSQFGYHAISTTSAVAFEALQIDLTIALPAGSTTGYMYAYVANETTGTTVYFDDVEIVHEKNQRALQVVQTSDYYPFGLPIRPLSYQKQTLDLARTKNKYTFQEQEVQDGFDLGWYQYKYRIHDPAIGRFGSVDPLSEKFYYNSTYAFSENRLIDAIELEGLESIRYDFMKYISPIAFNINYAHGTHRTGIGFDISIGVPKVFPFSYRQSFGATLWGYDALQQKPIVETRTGRETSYFGVLSIESKDYSSGLTSQGTGTITLGGPLLNIRNENDWYPNWITKGLDPFNIHPQHIGDSRDGFRTEAFNARFGAFNFGFNLATGMPDKNPSGVDLLIGGNKGTYIKNAPFDPDQFRLGLGYIGFGNFKFGINSEQYIRAPIQNSFHSLIGSPWFRVMPGNTQLFLEYSSSTGTGW, encoded by the coding sequence ATGAAACAAAGTTTTATTTCCATTTTGATTTGGTTGGCTGGCGTCCCAATGGTATGGTCACAGACACAACCCCCGGTTAATGCTCCTGCTGATCTGAACCGAAATTTTGTTCGAACAGAGAAGATGCTTGTAAAAGGAGTAACGAGCGAAAACAATGTATCGAATTTGCCTGTCGAACAAAAAACAACGATCTATTCCTATGTTGATGATATGGGTAGACCTGTGCAAAGCATCACGGTACAAGGTAGCCCATCTAAACAAGATGTTATTCAGTTTCAACACTATGATGCTTTCGGCCGCGAACTTCAAAAGTATCTTCCATACACATTCAATAATGCGAGTGGATATGGTACCTACAGATCTAACTACGTTAATGAACAAGCAAACTTCTATTCAAACACACAAGCAGTTGCGCATGATCAAAACTCTTACAGCGTTTTGCGATATGACAATTCGCCATTAAATCAGATTCGAAAAACATGGGGTACAGGATGGAGCTGGCACGAGTCACAGGAAAATAAACCTGTAACTGAGAGCTTAAGATTTAATACTGAAGGCGAAGTTTTTAAGTATACCTACTCAGGCACAGGTTTCCCTATGATTGGGATAGGAACTTATCCGGCTAATGTACTCGCAATTAGTGAAATGGTTGATGAGCAGGGTTTAATCAAAAGGATATTCAAAAATTTTAAGAATCAGGTTTTGCTGGAGCGAACCGGTGACGGTACACTATGGCACGACACTTATTACATCTACGATTATGCCGGTAATATTACTTTTGTTTTCCCTCCAGAAGCTTCTTCCAGGTTAGTTGAGTACAATAATTTTTGGGCCAGCAGGCAGCAATTTCTCGACACCTGGTGCTTTCAATATAAGTATGATCAGTCAGGTAGACTTATTGAAAAAAAAGTACCTGGTTCGGGCTGGGTGTACAACATCTATGACAAATGGGACAGATTAATTCTTACACAAGATGCTAAGCAACGGATTGGAGATATGTGGTCGTACACAAAGTATGATGAACTTAACCGACCGATTCTTACTGGCTCTATAAAGGGCTCAAGAACTTTCTTTCAAAATACCATTGATGCAATAAATAGCCGGTTTTTTGAAGTAAGACAAAATAATTCAATCGGTTATACCAACACTGCCTTTCCTGTTCATAACGCACCGCTCACCATTACTTATTATGATGACTATTCTTTTAAAAATTATTCAGGCTGGGATGAGGTAGCAGGAACAAACTACAACTACGTTTCTGAAACCGGGTTTTTGCCTGTTGCTCAAACCCTTACAATAGCAAAGGGTTATACAACAGGTACCAAAACTTATGTACCAGGTGATGACCGTTGGTTAAATACAGTTACGTATTACGACAAGCAGTACAATGCTGTTCAAGTAATTGCTGAAAATAATATTGGCGGTCGCGACCGCATTACCCATGATATAGACTTTGCAGGCCGAACCGTAAAAACCTTGCATGTGCATACCAGTAGCATGGGCGGGCTAACGCGGCTTAGCGAATTCACGTACGACCATGCCGGTAGGTTGAAAAATGTCTTTCAGACTTTTGATAGTGGACCCCGTATACTGGTGGCTTCTCATGTCTACAATGAATTGGGTCAGTTGATTGAGAAGAACTTACATTCAGAAAATAATGGCACTACCTTTTTACAATCGGTTGATTACCGTTATAATATCCGGGGCTGGCTGACGAATATCAATAACGGCACGTTGACAAATGATAACGGAGCCACGAATGATGATACCAATGACCTGTTCGGCATGGATATCATTTACAACCAGGAAACGGTTAATGTTGGTGGAACCAATGCAGATAAACTGTATAATGGTAATATTTCCGCTATCCGTTGGAAGACTAACAACCTGAAAGATGCACCACAAGAAAGAATATACCGGTACAAGTATGACGCATGGAGCCGTATGGAATTGGCATACTATGCACAAAAAAACAGTAATGTATGGAACGGAAACGCAGGCCGGTTTAATGAAACGGCCGGGTACGATAATAATGGTAATATTCAAAACCTGGTTCGAACCGGGCAAATAGGAACCAGCACGGCCACCATAGACCAACTTGGTTATACCTATACAGGTAACCGGTTACAAAATGTTCATGATCAAACAGCAGCCTATTGGGCTGCCTCGGCCAATAACCCTGACTTTGGTTTTACAGAAGTAAGCCACACGCTGGGCATTACCGAGTATGGGTATGATGCCAATGGCAACATGACATACGACCTGAACAAGGGAATTGAAGAGATAAAATACAACCACTTAAACCTGCCCACACAAATCAAATTCGGTGGCAATCGTATTATTGATTATACCTACGATGCCCTCGGCAATAAACTACGCACCGTGGTGCGTACCGGAAATGCAACAGCACATTCTACAACTGATTACGTTGGCGGCATTCACTACCAGGATGGACAACTGGCCTTTGTACTCACCGATGAAGGACGGGCGGTTAAACGCAACGGAACTTACGAATATGAGTACTTCCTTAAAGACCATCAGCGAAATGTACGTGTGGTGTTTGGATCTTTGAAAGTTACCGATGCGTACAAGGCAACCCTGGAGCCCGAGCGGGATCAGCAAGAGAAGAATGTTGACGGATTTAAAAACATAACCCGCATTACCGGGTATAACCGCACTGCCAAAAGCTACGAAGTACCTAACCCTCAATATGCGGCCGGGTTGAACGGGGCTGTTGGCCCAGCCAAAATGTTAACCGTACAACCGGGCGACAAGGTAAGGCTGATGGCGCATTCACGCTATACAGGCTCAGTTAGTGGTACAAAAATAATCCCATCCGTATTGGCCGCAGCGGTAACCTCAGCCTTCCAGGTAATGCCAACGGGCGAAACATCAACCGCTTATAGTGCCTTGAATAATGCGGTTATTGGCGCTACTGCTAACCCGAATGCTGGGGCGCCAAAAGCCTACCTCTGCTACTTCATTTTCAACTCTACCTACACCTGGTCGCAGTTTGGGTACCATGCCATCAGCACCACATCAGCGGTGGCATTTGAAGCCTTGCAAATTGACCTGACCATTGCCCTGCCTGCCGGCAGTACTACGGGATATATGTACGCCTATGTGGCCAATGAAACAACCGGTACCACGGTGTATTTCGATGATGTTGAAATTGTACACGAAAAAAACCAACGGGCGTTACAGGTAGTGCAAACCAGCGATTATTACCCGTTTGGGCTACCCATACGGCCGTTGAGTTATCAGAAACAAACCCTTGACCTGGCCCGAACCAAAAACAAATACACCTTCCAGGAGCAGGAAGTGCAGGATGGGTTTGATCTGGGCTGGTACCAGTATAAATACCGCATACACGACCCGGCCATTGGCAGGTTTGGATCAGTGGATCCATTATCTGAAAAGTTCTACTATAATTCTACTTATGCATTTAGTGAGAATAGGTTAATTGATGCAATCGAATTAGAAGGCCTTGAATCTATAAGATATGATTTTATGAAATATATTTCTCCAATTGCATTTAATATTAACTATGCACATGGAACTCATAGAACAGGGATTGGTTTTGATATTTCAATTGGCGTACCTAAGGTTTTTCCATTCAGTTATAGGCAGAGCTTTGGTGCAACGCTTTGGGGGTACGATGCGCTTCAACAAAAACCAATTGTGGAGACACGAACTGGTAGAGAAACGAGTTACTTCGGTGTCTTGTCTATAGAAAGTAAGGATTATAGTAGCGGCTTAACTTCTCAAGGAACTGGAACAATAACCTTGGGTGGGCCATTGCTAAATATCAGGAATGAGAATGATTGGTATCCAAACTGGATTACTAAAGGATTAGATCCTTTTAATATTCATCCCCAGCATATCGGGGATTCAAGAGATGGATTTAGGACTGAGGCTTTTAATGCACGATTTGGAGCATTCAATTTTGGTTTTAATTTAGCAACTGGTATGCCAGATAAAAATCCGTCTGGTGTTGATCTCCTTATTGGAGGTAATAAAGGAACATATATAAAAAATGCACCATTTGATCCAGATCAGTTTAGACTAGGGTTAGGTTATATTGGATTTGGTAACTTTAAATTCGGAATTAATAGTGAGCAGTATATAAGGGCACCCATTCAGAACTCATTTCATAGTTTAATTGGGAGTCCCTGGTTTAGGGTAATGCCTGGTAACACTCAGTTATTTTTGGAATATTCTTCTTCAACAGGAACAGGATGGTAA
- the sppA gene encoding signal peptide peptidase SppA, translated as MNFFKTFLASFLALLVFSAISFVLMIALLFALGSEEKVVITSNSVLQLKLDAQITEQEIDDPFSGMPFFGSGIQKIGLLNLKETIRHAKSDPKIKGIFLNVSYPMAGFSTLEEIRQSLIDFRESGKWVVAYADVMSEPAYYLATAADKVYLNPEGEVEFNGLTVEVTFFKKLFDKLEIKPEIFRVGDFKSAVEPFMLEKMSDENRLQLSELLNSIYDHMLVGISEGRNIPLDNLRELSDNMTVRNSKLAVEHGLVDGLLYYDEVLNELRGRLELEEDARIKFVTRKKYSKSIQAKQGGANEVAVIVADGTIMPGKSSEGIIGGETIAEEIRKARLNKKVKAIVIRVNSPGGAFQASDMMWREVKLATAVKPVIASMSDYAASGGYYLAMAADTIVAQPHTITGSIGIFSVLFDASGFLGNKLGITFDEVNTGKYGELVTISRPLTQAEKDVWQNRTEEIYETFTGKAAEGRAMSQDALKKVASGRVWSGSQAKDRGLVDILGGYSDAINIAVQAAGLDDYTVKQYPVQKPFFEQFMEQLTENAKTKALKEELGDQYYLYQQGLKLKELYGVQARMPFEVTIH; from the coding sequence ATGAATTTCTTTAAAACGTTCCTTGCCTCATTTTTGGCCCTGCTGGTTTTTTCAGCAATTAGTTTTGTATTGATGATAGCCCTACTCTTTGCTTTAGGCTCAGAGGAGAAAGTGGTGATTACCAGCAACTCGGTGCTTCAGTTAAAACTGGATGCCCAGATTACAGAACAGGAAATAGATGACCCCTTTTCAGGAATGCCTTTTTTTGGAAGCGGCATACAGAAAATTGGCTTGCTGAACTTAAAGGAAACTATCAGGCATGCGAAATCTGACCCCAAGATTAAAGGCATTTTTCTGAACGTAAGTTACCCGATGGCAGGGTTTTCAACCCTTGAGGAAATTCGGCAATCGCTGATCGATTTCCGCGAAAGCGGTAAGTGGGTGGTAGCGTATGCCGATGTGATGTCGGAGCCAGCCTACTACCTTGCAACAGCAGCTGATAAAGTTTATTTGAATCCTGAAGGAGAGGTTGAGTTTAACGGATTAACCGTGGAGGTAACATTCTTTAAAAAGCTATTCGATAAGCTTGAGATCAAACCTGAGATTTTCAGGGTAGGGGATTTCAAAAGTGCAGTGGAACCGTTTATGCTTGAAAAAATGAGTGACGAAAACAGGTTGCAATTGTCTGAGTTGCTCAACTCCATTTATGATCACATGCTGGTTGGTATATCTGAAGGACGAAACATTCCCCTTGATAACTTGAGAGAATTGTCAGATAACATGACGGTGCGTAATTCCAAGCTTGCAGTTGAGCATGGTTTGGTAGATGGTCTGTTATATTATGATGAAGTGTTGAATGAACTTCGCGGACGCCTGGAATTGGAAGAAGATGCCCGTATTAAATTTGTAACCAGAAAGAAATACAGTAAAAGCATTCAGGCTAAACAAGGTGGTGCAAATGAAGTTGCTGTAATCGTAGCGGATGGAACCATCATGCCCGGTAAATCAAGTGAAGGCATTATTGGTGGAGAAACTATTGCAGAGGAAATCCGCAAGGCAAGACTGAATAAAAAGGTGAAGGCCATTGTAATCCGGGTGAACTCACCGGGTGGCGCATTTCAGGCATCCGATATGATGTGGCGCGAAGTGAAGCTTGCTACAGCAGTGAAACCGGTAATTGCTTCTATGTCTGATTATGCTGCTTCGGGTGGTTATTACTTAGCCATGGCAGCAGATACCATAGTGGCACAGCCGCACACCATTACCGGTTCAATTGGCATATTCAGTGTATTGTTTGATGCGAGTGGATTTTTGGGAAACAAGCTTGGCATTACGTTCGATGAGGTTAATACGGGCAAGTATGGAGAGTTGGTAACGATCAGTCGACCGTTAACGCAAGCTGAGAAGGATGTCTGGCAAAATCGCACCGAAGAGATCTACGAAACTTTTACGGGTAAAGCCGCGGAGGGAAGAGCTATGTCACAGGACGCGTTAAAGAAAGTGGCTTCCGGAAGAGTGTGGTCAGGTTCACAGGCAAAAGATCGTGGCTTGGTTGATATTCTGGGTGGTTATAGTGATGCAATCAACATTGCTGTACAGGCTGCAGGCTTAGATGACTATACCGTAAAGCAGTACCCTGTTCAGAAGCCGTTCTTTGAACAATTTATGGAGCAGCTCACCGAGAACGCTAAAACCAAAGCGTTGAAAGAAGAACTTGGTGATCAGTACTACCTCTATCAACAGGGGCTGAAATTGAAGGAATTATATGGTGTTCAGGCCCGCATGCCGTTTGAGGTGACAATCCATTAG